Proteins from one Juglans microcarpa x Juglans regia isolate MS1-56 chromosome 1S, Jm3101_v1.0, whole genome shotgun sequence genomic window:
- the LOC121244644 gene encoding serine/threonine-protein kinase Aurora-3-like, with the protein MSPHSTQAPEANPKKQWSLQDFEIGKPLGKGKFGRVYLAREAKSKYIVALKVIFKEQIEKYRIQHQLRREMEIQTSLRHQNILRLYGWFHDAERIFLILEYAHGGELYGKLRKSGHLSENQAATYISSLTQALAYCHEKHVIHRDIKPENLLLDHEGRLKIADFGWSVQSRSKRHTMCGTLDYLAPEMVENKAHDYAVDNWTLGILCYEFLYGVPPFEAESQSDTFKRIVKVDLIFPSTPHVSAEAKDLILRLLVKDSSKRLSLQKIMEHSWIIKNADPEGICNK; encoded by the exons ATGAGTCCTCACAGCACCCAAGCACCAGAAGCGAATCCGAAGAAGCAATGGTCCTTGCAAGACTTCGAGATCGGAAAACCCCTCGGAAAGGGAAAATTCGGCCGGGTCTATCTCGCTAGAGAAGCGAAG AGCAAATACATAGTGGCGTTGAAGGTGATATTCAAGGAACAAATAGAGAAGTATCGAATTCAGCACCAGCTGAGGAGAGAAATGGAGATTCAGACCAGCCTTCGGCACCAAAATATACTGCGACTCTATGGGTGGTTCCACGATGCTGAACGCATTTTCTTGATACTCGAATATGCTCATGGCGGCGAGCTTTATGGGAAGCTCAGGAAAAGTGGCCATCTCAGCGAGAATCAAGCTGCCACC TACATTTCAAGCCTCACACAAGCATTGGCGTATTGTCATGAGAAGCATGTGATTCATAGGGACATCAAGCCTGAAAATCTGTTGCTTGATCACGAG GGTCGACTGAAAATTGCAGACTTTGGATGGTCTGTACAGTCAAGAAGCAAGAGACACACCATGTGTGGAACTTTGGATTATTTAGCACCAGAAATGGTGGAGAACAAAGCTCATGACTACGCAGTTGATAACTGGACTCTGGGTATCCTTTGTTATGAGTTCCTTTATGGTGTCCCTCCATTTGAGGCTGAGAGTCAGAGTGATACCTTTAAAAG GATAGTGAAGGTTGATCTGATCTTCCCTTCCACCCCTCATGTTTCTGCCGAAGCCAAGGATCTCATTCTTCGG CTTCTGGTGAAAGACTCCTCAAAAAGGCTCTCTCTTCAGAAGATCATGGAGCATTCTTGGATAATCAAGAATGCAGATCCTGAAGGTATTTGCAATAAGTAG